The DNA region GCCAATTAAcagtctgatttaatttttttttttttaaataaaaatgacatttgtcTCAATTGACCTGGGGGTTCAGCTACACAATAAAGAGAGGCTAACATCATCCTTTAAAGGGGACTTGTgatgtaaaattcacatttaacaCGTTTTGTACTTTGATTTGTGTCTTTACTGCTTTTGAAAACAGCCCTGGCActtaaaaaacacccagccgttttttagcaataagttttggtgtctggaaaattagtcatttcaaaaacctccagctAGCGCTGCccgtgccgttacctagcaacctcagcagaGTTcggcccgtcacctagcaacccgagCGGAGCTAGaacacatttggtcagctggtttttacAGCTGAACGCTGCTGGTGGAAAAGACAAGGGCTTTGTTGGTGCTTTGCCACCCAGAAACCACTTGGTACATTGTTGTTACTTGTGCAGGAACCtcaacttctgcttttcaaagatgtacggttgtaaaattgcacatctgttttcagccattttcaacTGCAGGTATAAATGTTGAGTTTTGGGGGGTTGAAGGGCTTAGTTGGATAACAGGCCCTAAAATATCTAATTCTGAAAGGAGGAACTAACCAGATTTAAATCTCAtgatctaagaataattttgtgtaaaaaaaatgtaataaacatgttttgtaaagcTCATAGATATATCCTAACCTGTTCCAGAAAGCATAATAAATCACcttcaataaataatttctgaattgCTTATTTTGTACTCTTACACCAGGTACAGACACACAGTGAGCCTGGGGAGTGTTGCTGTGATGTGCCAGTTCTGTAAGCCTCCTCAAACTCTGGAGGCCACCAAGGGCTGTGCTGACTGCCGGTCAAATTTCTGCAACGAGTGTTTCAAGCTCTATCACCCATGGGGAACGCCCCGAGCACAACACGAACACATCCAGCCGACACTCAATTTCAGACCAAAGGTCAGACACTcctgacttccattcatttagAGAGTTCGTCTCTACTCTCCATCAGCTTTGCTTTACTTCCCATGGCATGATACTACCTTCActatgtttcactgtggggatGATGTGCTTTGGGGTGATGTACAGTGATATGATTGCTCCAAAGTTAGTATTATTAAGATTACTGTTCTCTTTAGCCTTTATCAGTAGGACTGAAATGTCAGACATTTTAGTTTTCAGGTAAGGGATTGAATAGTGTGCTATTAGATGTTCAGAGCTtgtaattcagttttaaaaccGAAACCTACTTTGAACTCCTACTCAACATGCCTAGTGTGTTTACTGGTGTTGCATgcaacacttttcaaatttctatttgtaaaaataaatatttctgcaataCTTTATGTTGATGCATCACATGCAATTCTTAGCAGAACAttgacatttgtttttacaacttcACAAAACTTCAAGATGTATATAAAATTTGCAAAGCACTATATATCATATTTAGACTGTATACAGGTTGCATGCACAAAGGCCTTTGATCCTTTATAATTTATGAAGGTATATAACACACAGTCcctattttttatgtaatacatggaaatttctgttaaaaatctGCCAATTTTCCTTTAAATGCTTTCATTTGTGAATTGCAGACGGAATCACTTATCAGTAACAAgcacagaatatttaaaaatattaagtaaaataagaaagaaaggCGTAATACTTGACATTGCATGTCATTTTTGATGATATGGTATTTTAAACATGTATTAGTTCAGGTCTGTTTGTGTTCTTTTGCTCAGGTTCTGACCTGCACGGAGCACGACCAGGAGAAGCTGCAGTTTTACTGCAGGTCCTGCCAGCGGCTGCTCTGCCCGCTCTGCAAACTGCGGCGGATCCACACTGGACACAAAATCCTCCCGGTGGCACAAGCTTACCAAGCTCTTAAGGTTTTGTACAAATATTCACAGCTCTGACTgcaccttttctttgttttacttctgATGAGCCAAACTTTCTCCTAATTTTGTAAAATGGTCTTGATTAATTCATGGAAAGTactggataaaaacaaaaaaaatccgtACGAAATAGCCAAGtccaaataatatttatttttgcagaccTTCAAAGTGACATCTCAGTCATTGATTACAACTACTTTAAAAGATCACAAGTGATTATTATTGGAAACAATATCTAAGattatctttttaaattgcattgCACTTTAATTATGTATTATTCAATGTTGTACATTAATGAAACACTTCCTATGACTGAGACGGAGtaagaaatacaatttaaaaatgaattttatgtCACTTACTGTAGTTAAGCTGAAGATTGTATTTAGATTTTAGAATTGAATTATGAATTAttcctctgcagctctgagaatgataaaatttgattttggtGTTTTACAGATCTGATAGGTGTTTACAatgtattgtttaaaataaaacataagattaaagaaaaaatatttaattccaGACATCATTCCCTCTTCTGTTGTGTAAATGTTgaattcttccttttttgtgtttgtccgTTCCTCTTTTGTGTCCGCTCATCTTTCAaacctctgtttttttctgctttaatttctTGTGTCCTCTGTTCTTTGATTCCTTCCATTCTTCTTTCCTTGTAtcctttgttcctttttttggGTTGTCCTTTCTTTAGTCATTCTGAATTTGTTTCTTTGTATTCTTCCTGTCTTTTGTCCGCTCCCCCACATGTCATTTCTTATGTTCTCGTGTTCTTCCCTTCAGTTTCTAGCTTTTGTTGATATCAGATCCAAACCCTCCCCACAGCACATAAATCTGCCATGAATTTCACAGCgaacatttgtattttacacACTAAAAATGACTGGGAATGAAAATAAGTCTGGCAAAGTTTGTCCTggataaatctgaaaatgttccatgaaaacatttgtatttaactgtaaccttgtgtgtgtgttattcaTTGTTTATGCTTACAGGAGAAGATAACTAAAGAGATGAACTTCATCCTGTCCAGCCAGGACACAGTCCTGGCTCAGATCACCCAGCTGGAGAGCGCCATCACACAGACTGAGGTGATGAAAACACTTAGCAGTGAATTCCCAAAATCATCCTAAAGCGgctgtgtgtttctctcttCTTGAGACATAATGGTCTACTTTTGAAGGCTATCGATAGTTTGACGTCAGTTATCATAAAATTGACTGAAAAAAGTGTCAAATGTCTCAGACACACCTTTAGCTACTTTTGCGCTTTTAATcaattttcatatatttttcaaGCATCAAATCTGTTACTTTGCTTTTAAACACCAATGATcacatgtttgtatttcctAGCAGGGGTGTTACATTTCCTGCATTGCATCctatctttttaaatttgaaccTGATGATATTTGAACTTATGGAGCCACTTTAGCTCTGTGAACTCCTCTCTGGTTTGTGCAACCAGGTGAACAGCGTGTCGGCCAGAGAGCAGCTGGCCCAGAGCATCAGGGACCTGACGGCCGCTCTCGCCGAGCGTCACGCCTCGCTCACCCAGGCCCTGGAGGCGGCGCGGCAGAAACGCGGCGAGGCGTTGTCTGCTCAGGTGGCGGAGAGACGCGGCTTGATGGAACATGCGGGGCTCATGGCTTTTACCCAGGAGCTGCTGAGAGAGACAGACCAGCCCTGCTTCGTGCAGGCCGCTCGCCAAACACACAAcaggttttctcttttgttcagCTCTGGTGTCACTCTTTGAGTTGACAACACAAATATGAGTTAATATATACATTAAGATGCTTCAAATTGATCTTTTTGTCTCTGATCCAAATacatcacaagaaaaaaaacattctactCAAAACATTAAGCAAAAAAGACATTGGCAATAGGCTTAAAGAAGCACATATTGCTTATTATCAATCTGAAAAGGGATAAAAGACCATCTCTAAATTATCTGGATTGagataaaaatgattaattaatcaAGACAGCTGTCCAGGTTCTCATGAATAAATCACAGCAGGTTTGGCTTAAGATCAAACCATGCAACGccagaaaattaacaaaaaccTAACAGATCCATGTCGGACTCCACAGATCTCTGCCAGCatgttaaatgtttcagtttgagTCAGAACAGGTGGGGAAAAACTAAAGTTGTGTTTGGCTTATTTTGGAGGGATGAAAAGACTTATCTGACCAGAAGTACATCTGAATGAACCAAAAGACATTTGGAACAAGGCCTTTTGGGCAGATGAGactaaaacaaagacattttaccTTAATGTTGGAagaatttaatctgattttGGTTCAGGCtaacatttattaatgttaaaATCCAGTGATTTTAACATTATTAGTATCAGAATTCACAACTAAACCCAACTCCTCATACCTgttttgatttaatgtcagCAAGTTTTATGCTGCCAGTTTTTTAATAATCACtgaccatttttatttgtatgccTGGTAAAACTGTACAATGTTAGTTTAGTGTATCTGTGCTTTTTCTGTCAATGTAAGGGTGTTTCCAGGTGTTTTCAAAGAAGTTCACCTGGACACTCCATTATTTGCTGCACATTCATTGTCTGTGACAAACCattatttttgaacaattttCTATAAACCGATTTTcaacaataatattaaacatattaattttattcaaaaatggaTTCTAAtttgacattgtttatttttttgagagatttttaaaaataattttatatcaGAAAAGCTCTTCTAAGATCTAAATTTACTGTGAATTTGatttagtaaaacaaaatgcattagATTCCTGAGaaacaaactaagaaaaaagttaacataataaaactaattttatgttatttccaCAACACAAAAAATCATGTGGTAATTTTTTGAAAGgtacatttttgctgtttggTGTATTTAGAAAAACTATATATTGTGtggatttctttaaaaaaaattaccgTAGCTTTTAGATTAATTATATATGTGTTTGCTTCAATCATTGGAGTTACATGATTGATCAAATCTCACTGCGGCCGTTAGTGATGTGATTCCTCTTTAAACAAGCCACAGACGTTTACTGCtaagaaaaacaatctaaaaagCCGCATTAATCTCTAAATCTAAATGAtgcataatatttatttaatctaagGTTGAGTCATATCTTCTTATAAACATTGCTCAGTGGTTTAATGACAATACTTGACCCACAAGACAATGTTTGGGTAGTTtgtcttctgcagaaaagaatgAGTTTGACGTGTTCAGAGAACTGATGAGGTGTTTTTGGCTCTGTTCAACAGATTTGTTATAAAAACGTAGAATAGCAGTGGTCTTGTCTTTTATTTAGCCCATTTAATCCTTCCTGTTGAAAGCATTCTGTAAACACTTTCCCTCCTcttacattgtttattttttcttttgcttttgaacTGAACCAGGTTGAGCAAAGCAATTGAGAATCTCCAGCATTTCACTTTGGCTGCTGATCCGTCCTTCAGACACTTCCAGCTGGATGTTTCCAAAGAGCTCAAACTCCTGACAGAGCTTAACTTCATCCaaggtgaggaagaggatggtGATGTGGTAGCATCCATATACatggatataaaaataaaagagaccaaaataaagagaaattgaGGGAATACGAACAAAAGTAAACACTGAACACGCTCTTGTTTCAGCTCCTCTGGCTCCTGTTATCGACACCCAGCGCTCTCTGGCGTACGACCAGCTCTTCCTGTGCTGGCGGCTGCCTCAGGAGTCGGCGCCCGCCTGGCATTTTTCCGTGGAGTATCGCCGCCGAGGCGTGGTGCCCGGAGGAGCTTCAAGGGGTGGGATCAGAGGAGGCCTCGCTGCCGCCAGATGGGGCTGGCAGCGGCTGGACGAAGTGAGCGGAACCAGCGCCGTGATCGACAGGCTGGAGATGGACAGCGTGTACGTCCTGCGTGTGAGGGGATGCAACAAGGCGGGTTACGGGGAGTACAGCGAGGAGGTGTACCTGCACACCCCACCTGCACCAGGTGGGGGAGCGCGCATGTTAGCGCCTCTTATTGGCTATTTCTGTAGAGACTTTCGTGAAAAATTGGGTGAAACaatttatgaaattaatttaagtgcaaaaacacaaaatcctaccaagtatttttggtctaactgctagtgcaaataccttagtacatttgaaataacttttcagcaagatataaaaaCTTGTTTGAAGTTATTAACTAcgaaaaactgatgaaaaatagTAGTTACAGGTGAAATAATATGCCagtggaaaaatacatttttccttttccactGATAGATTACGTCACTTACGTCTAGTACTTGATTTtatgaatattaaggaattattgacttaaaacaagctcctatatcatgttgaagttacttgtaagtggGTTTTTATCTtacttcaagtgtactaagatatttacactagaaacttgaccaaaaatactttgtaagaaacagaaacaaaatgaaatgcagtGAACAAGTAGTATGCAGGATATATTAAGCTCTACAAACAGAGAGTTACACCCAGTGAAGGGCGCACCTTTAAAGTTTCTGTGTCCACACACAGAGGCATGTACTGCCTGCCACAACTAGTACTGGTTTGCTTTATCCTTGATTCCTCTGCacataaactttattaaaagctCTGTGACACAATCctgattttaaatgtacaagTAATCACCAATTAAAAGCAGATATTTACAAAGGCTGTATAAAAAGACGGCCATTTCATACTGTTTGGCATTAACTTAATTATGATTGTCAAAGTTGTTACTATTTGTCAAACgtgaaaataatcaaagataACCCAGAATATCCACTCATTTCCTTGTTACTTGCTAAATAAGTTCAGTCAGatgttttgggtttccttcctcAATCCTCTCGCAAGAGTTTTCTGGAATAGTCTTGGCTCATTCTTCCTGACAGAAGTGACACAACTGAACTGGCACAAACGTTTCTGCTCTGATCTAAATCTGTAGATCGAGGCATGGTTactccaaaacattgactttgttgtgtcagagttggtgtgttTGGACCAGGACCAAAATGCTGTTTTGGTCCTGGGAATTGTTATGTGATCCATGTTTGACTAaaagaaatttacaaaaatatgtaaccAGGAACATGGAGAGTAACAGAAGGAAATAGTGAAGAGTAATGAGTCCATGAGGTAGATATGCAGAGCAGGGAGTGAAGATGACAAAGCAACAAATTAAAGAAACTTACTGCAGCTGGGAAGAGAGGAATGAAGCTTGATGAGGTCAATAACTCATCAAGGGGACTGAATGGCAGCCTGACTGAAACAAAGACGACACACGAGGGAAGCCTAAACAGaaatactaataaaataaacccaacACCTAAAATAACAATCTAAACTAACAGAAGGAATAAACCAGAACGAGAAAACTAATCCAAAACTTGAATATCTGAACTAACCGAGGGAATAATCTGAGATGAggagaaataaatcaaaataagacATCAAtgcaaggaaaacaacaaaagcaaagaaTCCAAATAACCAGAGATATGAcatgttgtgtgttttccatttacatagtggcattttatagcacaatcaagtcaCTGAGTTACATTCACATCTTATAAAAATCccatatatataaaatatgacttaaaagaaaatttactttgtaatttaacatcttgaaatcaggcctctgtctcttgaaaaaaatttagctttttctgaaactccgtctttctgaaactctgagacggagtttcagaaagagctggtAAAACCgacgtttttaccagcattgcactgagaagtagctcatatattGAGCTTAACAGATGTGTGGTTCCACTAACTGtgtgctaattgctgctggctagtctgaaggagctcagtgggGGAGTCGCTGCTCTGTGAAGCGAAAGAACCAaagcttgaaaactgcagctccaaggaggagcagCGCCTCTGAGGTGGCGCTGGGTCCACCCAGgtcttttgcacatttgaatggttgccatgaaGGTTAAACgttcatgaaagaatcaagacaaCACTCTAAGTACATTTTTGACGAGGGAATAATATTATGACAtgacgtaaagctcaaaaaagttgattttacataacactgtcCCTCTAAATCGGCACAGTCCTAAAAGTAGTAAaatttgaaatacaaaaaaactgaatgagTCTTTTCGTTTTCCATATCCACCTTTTTTCTGCAAGTTTTCTCACTACCGACACATCCTCACTGTCTTGCTCTTTATTCCCTCACTTATTTCCATTTCACAGCTTTGTACTTGTCATCTTGAGCTGTGCTACTTCCACGCTGCCCAGCCTACATGCCTCCCACAGAACGTAAGAAGTGCATTCATCCCTGTCCCTCCTCTCTGCACCCCTGTGTCATCCTCTGTTACAAGACCATCCCATTTTAGCTCCCAAACCAAGATCTGTCCGAGCGCTGATGAGTTTTGCACTTTGTTAAGACATGGAGCTTAACAAAATGGATCGGATTCAGATCCCGGGCTTCGTAAGGGTCGATTTGTGTGCCTGGTGAATTCCCTGTTCCCCCCGTTGGCTGTTTTCCCTTCCTGCTATCCTTCCAACAACCAGGCTTCCTTCTGTAAGAGCTGTGTGGTGAGAACTGCTGTTTATTTGGCTCCCTGAGTCATCGGTGTAAAGatcaatgtgtttttctcttgCAGTGCTGATGGGAGGAGGTGCATGTCTGCTCTTTTCTTCTTGATGCTTTCTGGCAGTAAATCGGCACAACTTTCCTTCTGTTATCTCCCAAACTTCTTCTGTCACTCTCTGCTCCTAAATCTGATGTTTCTCCTTGCCTTCTCTTATAACTCTCAGTCTGATCTCTCCAtatcttcctcctctctctgcctTCTCCTCTCTATCAGTGCTTAATTTCTACCTTGACTCTCGTTGGGGTCTCCATGCTGACCGACTGGTGGTCAGCAAGGAGCAGCGTGGGGCTCGAAGCGTCCCTGGTCTCTCCCTGCTGCAGGCCGCCGACCACGCCCTCACCTCTTGCCACCTCACGTCGGACCTCCTGGTGGGGGATGTTGCCATTACACAAGGAAGACACTACTGGGCATGCTCAGTGGAGCCTGGATCCTACCTTGTGAAGGCATGTTCATTCTAGTTGCACCACATCGAGAAATCATATAAACTTAAACAACTGTTAATGCCTTTTATTTACATCATAGCCTAAACAGCAATTACCATTGAACCACATGTTAgattgaactgcaatcagttctCTCTTGCAGGGTTTCATTCAGggtcttttaaattaaactgcaacaaactaTTGTAGTAATATTGtagcattttatattattttaagtattttctttgtgttttgttgaagTGAAGCTCTCAAAAAGACATTAAAGGCAGATTTTGTTcagttaaaactaaaaatattgaGCTAAGGGTAACTCCAgaatttgatatatttttggGGGTCATGTAAAAAGGTATTTCCAGACATTAGATCTTATAAATCAATCCATCTAATTGtcacagctttaaaataatttttcagtatTATATGGATGGATGAACTGTCCATCCAGTTATTTATTCATGAATTTGTCCTTCCTATCTTACTTGATTTgagtgaataaaacaaaacaaacccgTTTTCtactataaaagaaaaactatttccaaggGAGTTcagagattttagtttaatcaatagatttttgtgttaatttattttgagattCTGGATTGTTTCTGAAAAATCCAGTTTCAACTTCTCGTTGAATACAAGAGGCCTCCTGATTGGTCACTTCTCATTTGCTGCATCTTGATTTTGCTGAGCAGGTTGGAGTCGGGTTGGAGTCCAAACTGCAGGAGTGGTTTCACCTCCCACAGGACATGGCCAGTCCTCGGTGAGTTCAGCAAACACACAATCCAGACTATGAAACTtagcggtggcagcatcatgctgtggattTTGAGGGACAGTAAAGCTGGTCAGGGTTAATGGGAAGAAACTCAGATGGAACGAAGAGGCTGAGAACATTGACCAGTCTGAGCTTGAGCCATTTTGCagagaaaatatagaaatatcAATCTGCAGATGCGCAAACCCTGAAGAGACACTATATAAGAGTTGGTTCAAGAAAATATCATCTTAGGttgacagaataaaaaaagcttgttttgcaaataaaattggaaactacatatttctttcctttttttaaaattaattttacatttatttaaaaaaaaatttagtcCATTTTAACCAATAGACCAATAAAATAGAAAGTGGAGGACAATTTGTTggcattttattgatttaaatataataaaattgcagctatgtttatggttgtaacataaaaaacttgattttaagGAAATGCAACTACTACTAATACTATTGTTATCTGGTGGTAAGTCAGAGAATCCATTGCTTCCCCACTTTGAGAC from Xiphophorus hellerii strain 12219 chromosome 13, Xiphophorus_hellerii-4.1, whole genome shotgun sequence includes:
- the trim46b gene encoding tripartite motif-containing 46b isoform X2; amino-acid sequence: MRGDTVTISTYSPAVMAPRFQVKSNMKSLEHELHCPVCKEIVKQPVVLPCQHSVCLMCASEVLVANGYPPPELPPEPNSPASTPNTRSPRQARRPTPKHEQRPIDRVLRSGPHPPSPSMPRSPGHGTYPGRRRKEGPPLVMMFPCVPCGRDVELGEKGLTDCLRNLTLERIVERYRHTVSLGSVAVMCQFCKPPQTLEATKGCADCRSNFCNECFKLYHPWGTPRAQHEHIQPTLNFRPKVLTCTEHDQEKLQFYCRSCQRLLCPLCKLRRIHTGHKILPVAQAYQALKEKITKEMNFILSSQDTVLAQITQLESAITQTEVNSVSAREQLAQSIRDLTAALAERHASLTQALEAARQKRGEALSAQVAERRGLMEHAGLMAFTQELLRETDQPCFVQAARQTHNRLSKAIENLQHFTLAADPSFRHFQLDVSKELKLLTELNFIQAPLAPVIDTQRSLAYDQLFLCWRLPQESAPAWHFSVEYRRRGVVPGGASRGGIRGGLAAARWGWQRLDEVSGTSAVIDRLEMDSVYVLRVRGCNKAGYGEYSEEVYLHTPPAPVLNFYLDSRWGLHADRLVVSKEQRGARSVPGLSLLQAADHALTSCHLTSDLLVGDVAITQGRHYWACSVEPGSYLVKVGVGLESKLQEWFHLPQDMASPRYDPDSGHDSGAEDALDSAPPFCFLTMGMGKIYLPQHSYHHHNNHGGSNRDPLTNNNVPSGLTYPLPPRLGVCLDFEKGRVTFYDAHSLRPLWEGHVDCSGPVCPAFCFIGGGALQLQELVANRNADQTPVRRVTIQPRVTNLNNNNN
- the trim46b gene encoding tripartite motif-containing 46b isoform X1; translation: MKAGGSYFLHVAEMDVKTASSAMEALARISSNMKSLEHELHCPVCKEIVKQPVVLPCQHSVCLMCASEVLVANGYPPPELPPEPNSPASTPNTRSPRQARRPTPKHEQRPIDRVLRSGPHPPSPSMPRSPGHGTYPGRRRKEGPPLVMMFPCVPCGRDVELGEKGLTDCLRNLTLERIVERYRHTVSLGSVAVMCQFCKPPQTLEATKGCADCRSNFCNECFKLYHPWGTPRAQHEHIQPTLNFRPKVLTCTEHDQEKLQFYCRSCQRLLCPLCKLRRIHTGHKILPVAQAYQALKEKITKEMNFILSSQDTVLAQITQLESAITQTEVNSVSAREQLAQSIRDLTAALAERHASLTQALEAARQKRGEALSAQVAERRGLMEHAGLMAFTQELLRETDQPCFVQAARQTHNRLSKAIENLQHFTLAADPSFRHFQLDVSKELKLLTELNFIQAPLAPVIDTQRSLAYDQLFLCWRLPQESAPAWHFSVEYRRRGVVPGGASRGGIRGGLAAARWGWQRLDEVSGTSAVIDRLEMDSVYVLRVRGCNKAGYGEYSEEVYLHTPPAPVLNFYLDSRWGLHADRLVVSKEQRGARSVPGLSLLQAADHALTSCHLTSDLLVGDVAITQGRHYWACSVEPGSYLVKVGVGLESKLQEWFHLPQDMASPRYDPDSGHDSGAEDALDSAPPFCFLTMGMGKIYLPQHSYHHHNNHGGSNRDPLTNNNVPSGLTYPLPPRLGVCLDFEKGRVTFYDAHSLRPLWEGHVDCSGPVCPAFCFIGGGALQLQELVANRNADQTPVRRVTIQPRVTNLNNNNN